From Brevundimonas vesicularis:
ATAGGGTTCGCGCCCGGCGGCCTCCATGCCCGGCGAGCCCGCCGGCATGCCGGGCGCGCTTAGTGCGCGGGCGGCGGGGCGTTCGCCGAGCAGCCGCTCGACATCGCTCGACGGAACATGGCCCTCGATGGCGTAGGCGCCGACCACCGCTGTGTGGCACGAGGCGAGGCGGTCCGGAATGCCATGCCGGGCCCGGATCGGGGCGAGATCCTCGCGCTCGACGACCTCGACGATCCAGCCCGCCTGGCGCATGTGGGCGATCCAGCCGCCGCAGCAGCCGCACCATGGCGTCTTGTAGGCGATCATCCGTTTCGGGGGCGCGGCGAGGGCCGGGCCGGGCACGGCGACCAGGGGCAGGCCGAACACGAGGGTCCGGCGGGACAAGCGCGGGCGAGTTTGAACCAAAGTGAGCGCTCCTTGGGAGTCCAAATCCCACCATGGCGGGCGCGGGCCGGTTTGGCGACGGGCGCAGTTGTCGCGCCCTGACCTGACGTCGCCCAGGCGTGGAGCGCCGGCTAAGCCCGCCCATATCGCAGCGGAACCTCTGGTAGAAGGCCCGCACCCGCCCGGGCAGGACACAGCCCCCTGCTCGGCCGGCGCGGCCAAGCGAATCCGTTCGCCTGAGGCGCCCGGGGTCTCGCAACCATGCCTTCGCTGACGTATCGCGACCGTACGAGGCCGGTCACGCAAGCGCTGATCCCCGCGGAATGGTCATGGGCGACGGGATTGAGGAGCCGGCGGAAGCCGGAGGCGAAGCGTCCGCTGCGGCTAACGTGGCGTCGAGAGCTAGCCCGCAGACGCTTG
This genomic window contains:
- a CDS encoding DUF411 domain-containing protein; translated protein: MFGLPLVAVPGPALAAPPKRMIAYKTPWCGCCGGWIAHMRQAGWIVEVVEREDLAPIRARHGIPDRLASCHTAVVGAYAIEGHVPSSDVERLLGERPAARALSAPGMPAGSPGMEAAGREPYATVLILNDGSTRVFGRHNGA